From a region of the Vibrio orientalis CIP 102891 = ATCC 33934 genome:
- a CDS encoding LacI family DNA-binding transcriptional regulator: MNSSKHASASKPTVTSKDVAKLAGVSQSTVSRVFVPGSSVSDKTKQKVFEAAKALNYRPNAFARSLTTNESKLIGLVFPDADYPIHMKTLQLISSELQKQGYSAVLIPWQVDGNDNHSIPNIFQYRVDGVIAASATFNKSLYEECEEFDIPIVQYARVVEGTKSSHVVSDNYEAGQQAAQLLHERGVKNAVYLTGEVPTFTNDERQSGFSSEFEDLTGKAPRLIEASYDYASSLDKVRAMLADKDRPEAVFCATDNLAMAVMDIARIECGIRIPQDLKVIGFDNIPQAEWLSYQLTTFHQDFRRLARECVKIIVDQINNKNRSLVRMMVPTKLVKRTTA, encoded by the coding sequence ATGAACTCTTCAAAACACGCCTCGGCGTCAAAACCTACCGTCACCTCTAAAGATGTCGCTAAATTGGCTGGCGTTTCTCAATCCACTGTCTCTCGCGTATTTGTACCGGGCAGTTCGGTATCAGACAAAACCAAGCAAAAAGTGTTTGAAGCCGCAAAAGCACTCAATTATCGCCCCAATGCCTTTGCCCGTAGCCTAACAACAAACGAATCCAAATTGATTGGCTTAGTTTTCCCAGATGCAGACTACCCTATTCACATGAAAACCCTGCAGCTCATCTCATCTGAGTTACAAAAACAGGGCTACTCAGCCGTGCTTATTCCGTGGCAAGTTGATGGCAATGACAACCATTCGATCCCTAACATCTTCCAATACAGAGTCGATGGCGTCATCGCCGCATCAGCAACGTTCAACAAGTCACTTTATGAAGAATGTGAAGAGTTCGATATCCCTATTGTTCAGTACGCTCGTGTAGTGGAAGGAACTAAAAGTAGCCACGTTGTCAGCGATAACTACGAAGCTGGTCAACAAGCGGCGCAACTGCTGCACGAACGTGGAGTGAAAAACGCGGTTTACCTGACGGGAGAAGTGCCAACCTTTACCAATGACGAGCGCCAAAGCGGCTTCAGCTCTGAGTTTGAAGACTTAACGGGTAAAGCACCACGCCTCATTGAAGCGAGCTACGACTACGCAAGTTCACTGGATAAAGTACGTGCTATGCTGGCCGATAAGGATCGTCCAGAAGCCGTGTTCTGTGCAACCGACAACCTTGCAATGGCGGTAATGGACATTGCACGTATTGAGTGTGGTATTCGTATCCCTCAAGATCTGAAAGTCATCGGCTTCGACAACATTCCACAAGCAGAATGGTTGAGCTACCAACTGACCACTTTCCACCAAGACTTCCGTCGTCTAGCGCGTGAGTGTGTGAAAATTATCGTTGATCAAATCAACAATAAAAACAGAAGCTTGGTGAGGATGATGGTGCCAACTAAATTGGTAAAAAGAACTACTGCATAA